From Paraburkholderia sprentiae WSM5005:
GCGTAGCTGTCCATCGGGTTCACCGGATATTCCTCGTCGAGCGGGAAGTACTCCGGACTGCGATCCCGGTGCGCGAACACCATGCCGTACGTGGTTTCGCTCGATGCCACGATCACCTTGCGGATGCCAAGCTTCGACGCTGCGTCGAGGATGTTGTACGTGCCCATCACGTTGATCCGGTAGACCTCGTTGTCGGGCGTGATCATGATGCGAGGGATCGCCGCAAAATGCACGATCGCGTCGATCGGCTTTGGCTCGAGGTCGTCGGCGAATTCTCCGGGCGCCGTGCTCGATGCGAGCGCATTGAATACCTGGCCCGCATCGGTGATGTCCGTTATCAACGTGCGCGCCGTGCGCGCTGCCATCGGCGCGCGATCCAGATTCATCACCTCGTAGCCATGCTCGACCAGGTTCTGGACGACCCATTTTCCGGCCAGGCCGCTGCCGCCGGTCACGATTACTCGCTTCGTCATGTGCTCCTCTTTTCTTTTAGACGCTCACGCACAGATGAGCGGAGCGTTCGATGGTGCACTCATGGTACCCCTTTCCACGCGCTCGGTCAGGTTGACCCTCGGTGGCATGGACCTCGTTGGCGCGGTGCGCGCGTGGCTCACGACTGCGGCACGATCACGAACAGTTGGTAGGGACGCGCAGGCAACTCCCGTCCCCATCGGGTCTTGCTCACCTCAAGCGCAATCGGCGCGGCATGGCTTAGCGACGATGCCGTCGCGATGCAGTCCGAGTCGTCGCCGCGGCACACAATCAACGCGCCTTGGCGCGCGAAATCGGCGGGTGTGACCCAGGGCGTTGCCGCCGGCCAGTGGAGATCCCAGAAGCGGGCGCGGCCGCCGTCATAGAACACCATCGAAGCGGCCTCATGCGTCGAGCCCGCCACGATCGACAGCGGCTGGCTGGTGCGTTGATGCCACGCCGCCTGCGCGGCTGCCGCGAGTTCCGCGCGCGGCTCGGCCGCGTCGTCGGTATTGCGCCGCGCCCCCGTGTAGCCGACCACGGCCGACACCGCGAGCACCAGCGCCCAGTACACCGCCATGACGCGGATGGCACGCTGCGGCGCGAACTCGAAGCGCGCTTTCACGAGCACGGCAAGCCAGAGCGGCACCATCGCGAACCACTGCGCCATGCCCCACACCGAGGCCATCTGCGTCTTGCCGATCACGGATAGCAGGCCCACCGCGAACAGTGGCCCCAGCGCGAGCCACCAGAGATCCGGGTACGACGCGCTCCGAACAACGCTCAGCGCCATGAGCCGCGCAGCCCCCCGCGTGCGCACCATCAACAGCACGAAAACGAAACTGAGCGCGAGATAGCCGATTTGCGCGAGCGTATAGATGCCAAAGCGCCCGACCGCGGCGAGCAGCGTGCCGCCGGTGCGTTGCGCGGCATACTCGAGCGTCGGGAAATGATTAACCATCATCCAGTGCACGTGCGGGGCCAGCACAGCGACGCCCGCCGCCACCGCGAGCAGCGAATCGACGCTGACGAGGCGCGCACGCCATGCGGGACGCGCGAGCAATGCCAGCAAGAGGCCGAGCAGCAGCACGATCGTGAAGTACTTGCCCAGCACGGCAAGCGCCGCGCACGCCCCGAGACCGAGCGCCGCGCCGCTGCGCGTGAGGCGGCTGCCCGGCTGCACGTAGCGGACGAAAAAGTAGGCGGTCCACGGCCAGACCGACAGCAGGATCGCGTTCGGATTGAATTTGATGGCGAGATTCGAGTAAAGCGGCGAAACCGCCATCGCAAGCCCGGCGAGGATCGCGATCTGGCGCGGCATGAAGCGCCCGGCGAGCGCGACGATCCCGGCCAGGCCAACCAGCACGTTCACCGCCGACAGCGCGAAATACGCGAGATCGGTATGCGGGAACACGCTGAACCAGGCCGCTGCGACCCACGACGACAGCGGCGGATGCTTCGCGTAACCGGCCTGCCACTCGATGCCCCAGACATAGGTCTCGACCATGTCGCCCTGAATGTCGAGATTGCCGCGCGCCAGCCAGGCGGCCAGCGTCCAGATCAGCGCGTGGAAGGGTAATAGCCAGCCGAGTGATGCGATGCCTGCGGCGGCAGGTTGGTCGGAGGCCGAGGCGAGCGACGTGGGATTCGAAAGCTGGGTCGACATTGAACCTTTTGGTCTGTGTGCCGCCGTTCCGGGCAGCGTTTTGGCCCGGCATTGTAATATGAGCCTACGTAGGAGGGGTGCGATCCGGGCAGGCTGCTCGGCAACCGATGGCGCCGATCCACTTAAAAACGGCTTGATGAGGGACGTTCGCGGCGAAAATCGACCTGTATGGTCGACACTCGCCGGCTCAAATCGTCACCCCGGATTCCGCGGCACAAATTGCCGATTGCGGATCCACTTGGTCGCCACCCACTTGTCCCCCGCGCGCAGCGGCGTGCTCGCGTGCAGCGAGCTCGGATCGCACAGCCCGAAGCGGTTCCCATATTCGAAGTACAGCGCATGCCCCCGCTGCGGCGCGACCGACCAGCCGAGCTGCGGAAACACCGTCTCGCCGCCGCCTTCGACATCTTTCAGATACATCAGCAGCGTGCCCATGCGCTGGCCGCTGCGCGCGATCGACTCGCGATTCGCCGCGTTGCCGGTGATCAGATAGTCCACATGGGGCGTGGACTCCGCGCCTACCTCGTAATGCAGCATTTGCAGACCTTCACCGTTTTCGACCGGCGTGCCGGTAAGCAACGCGATGCGCGCTTCGATGCGCGCGATCAGCGGCGTCTCGCAGAGACGGAAAAACATCCCGTGACTGCTGCGATGACCGGCGACCACATTGCGGCCGGTCACCGGATCGACGACGGTCGAGCGGTCGAGCCGTGGCTGCGCGAGCGCGATCAGCTGCTCGCATTCGTCGCCGCTCAGAAAATTAGCCAGATGCACCGCGGCGGGCCGTTGCAATCGCGACAGCACGCGCACCTTGCGCTCGCCGAGCTGGATCAGCGGGCCGTCGGCCACCCGCAGCGGCTCGGGCTCATAGCTGAGCGGCGCGCCGCCGACTTCCAGCTTGTCGCCGGGCAGCGGCGCGCCATATAGAAACGCCGACGAGACCGCATCGACCATCGCCGAAGCGAGCTCGGCCGCGTTGTTGCGGGCGACCATCTCGTTGACGATGGCTTGCGGCGCAACGCCTCGCGTGAGATTGGCGGCGATCCAGTCGCGGACCTCGGCGGGGAAATTGACGGTGATGGACATCGGCGTGACGTTGTGAAGTGTCGTGATGGTCGCGGCGCGCGCGACGCTGGCTTGGGAGGATAGCGAACGATTGTGACGATTCTGCACGGACGATCCGCTTTTCAATTGGCTGTCGTCTGTTACCGCGTATTGCGATGACCCGCCGCGCCCAACACGCGAGCCATCGGGATGCCCGCCCCCGCGTGCTGCTCCGATCGATGCCCCGACTCTTCCACTCGCCAACATGTTGCACCGCTGTAACTCAAGCCCGGCGCGAGCCGGGTACATTGGCGCATGCCCGTGCTCAAGCCCCCGCCCACTTCCTTACGTCTTCATAACAACACGTCCAATGGATCTCGACTGATGACAACGCGCATGAACCGTGGCACTTTTGCGCAGTCCGCTCGGAGGACGACCTTCCAACCGAATATCAAAGCCAACATCCGTTCCCGGAGAGCAACATGAGCGAAACCGTGTCCCCGCCGCCGAAGCGCTCGCGACGCGGGCTCATCCTCTTCGCGGTTATCGTGCTCGTACTGGTTGCGCTCGTCGCGGTTCATCTGCTGACGCGCAAGAAGCCGGTGCGCGAGAACGCGGCGATCGTCGTCACCGTGTCGCAGGCAAGCCTCGGTTCGATGCCCGTCACGCTGAGCGAGCTCGGCACGGTCACCCCCACCGCAACCGTGACCGTGCTACCTCAGTTGAGCGGCTATCTGACCGAGGTCGGCTATCACGAAGGCCAGGAGGTGCAGAAAGGCCAGTTCCTCGCGCAGATCGATCCGCGCCAGTATCAGATCAGCAAGCAGCAGGCAGAGGCAACGCTCGCGAAAGACCGCGCGTCACTCGCGCAGGCGCGCGCCGATCTCGAGCGCTATACGCAATTGAACGAGCGCAAGTCGATCGCGCAGCAAACCTTCGCGGATCAGCAGTTCCTCGTGCAGCAGGATGAAGCGGCGGTGAAGGTCGACCTCGCCAACATCGCCCAATACGATCTCGACCTTGCCTATTGCCGCATTACCGCACCGATCGCGGGCAAGGTCGGCTTGCGACTCGTCGATCCGGGCAACTACGTGACCGCGTCGTCGTCGACGGGCATCGTCGTCATCACGACCGTCAAGCCGACCACGGTGCAGTTCACGGTGCCGCAGGATTCGCTCGCGTCGATCGTTCAGCGTGTGAACAGCGGCGCGAAGCTGCCGGTTACCGCGTATTCGAGCGACAACTCGCGCGAGATCGCGACCGGCACGCTGTACGCGCTCAGCAACCAGATGGCGACCGCGACCGGCACCGTCACGTTGCGCGCCACCTTCGCGAACGACGACGAAGCGCTGTTCCCCAATGAGTTCGTGAACGTGAAGCTGCTCGTCGACACGATGCAGAACGCGGTGCTGGTGCCGACCGTCGCGGTGCAGTCCGGCGCGCCGGGCGACTTCGTCTATCTGGTCAATCCGGATAACACCGTGTCCGTGCGGAAGGTCAAGATCGGGCCGAGCGACGGCAGGCACACGGTGATCCTGTCGGGTCTCGCGGCCGGCAACCAGGTCGTGACGGACGGCACCGATCGTCTGAACGACGGCGCGAAGATCCAGCCGGCGCATCCGAAGCCCGCCGCCGCGGCGAGCGGCGCGGCCGTCACCCGCCCGAAGGCGCCCGCCGCCACGTCCGAAGCTGCTTCGTCGTAACGGACCGCCGCGCCGATGAATATTTCCCGCCTGTTCATTCTTCGCCCGGTCGCGACGCTGCTGCTGATGATCGCGCTCGTGCTCGTCGGTCTGATCGCGATGCGGGTGTTGCCGGTGTCGTCGCTGCCGAATGTCGACTATCCGACCATTCAGGTGCAGACCTTCTATCCGGGCGCGAGCCCGACCGTGATGGCGACCACTGTCACCGCGCCGCTCGAGGTGCAGCTCGGCGAGATCCCGGGCCTGCAGCAGATGACCTCGTACAGCTCGGACGGTGCGTCGGTGATCACGCTGCAGTTCGATCTGTCGTTGAACCTCGATATCGCCGAGCAGAACGTGCAGCAGGCGATCAACGCGGCGAACAGCTATCTGCCGTCGGGCTTGCCGGCGCCGCCGACCTACGCGAAGGTCAATCCCGCCGACCAGCCGATCCTGACATTAGCGGTCACGTCGAAGTCGATGTCGCTGACGCAACTCGAAGACGTCGCGAACAATCGCCTCGGCACGAAGATCTCGGAAGTGTCGGGCGTCGGTGTCGTGACGACGAGCGGCGGCAACGTGCCCGCGATCCGCGTCGAGGCCGATCCGCACAAGCTCGCCGCCTACGGCCTGAATATCGACGACCTGCGCACGTTGCTCAGTTACGTGAACGTGAGCCAGCCGAAGGGCAATTTCGACGGCCCCGACCTCGATTACACGATCAACGGCAACGATCAGATCACCGATCCGAAGGACTATCTGGACACGGTGATCGCCTACCAGAACGGCTCGCCGGTGTTCATGCGCGATGTCGCGCGCGTGAGCCAGGCCGCGCAGGACGTCGAGCGCGGCGCCTGGTACAACGGCTCGCCCGCGATCGTGCTGAACGTGCAGCGCCAGCCGGGCGCGAACGTGATCAAGACGGTCAACCAGATCATGAAGGAGCTGCCGCAGCTCGAATCGACGCTGCCGGCCGGCATGAAAGTGACCGTCGTGTCGGACAGCACCGGCGTGATCCGCGCGTCGGTCGCGGACGCCGCGTTCGAGTTGATCCTCGCGATCGTGCTGGTGGTCGCGGTGATCTTCGTGTTCCTGCGCAACGTCCCCGCCACGCTGATTCCGAGCATCTCGGTGCCGGTCTCGCTGATCGGCACGCTCGCGGTGATGTACCAGCTCAACTATTCGATCGACAACCTGTCGCTGATGGCGCTGATCATCGCGACCGGCTTCGTGGTCGACGACTCGATCGTGATGATCGAGAACATCGTGCGCTATCTGGAAGAGGGCATGTCGCCGCTCGAAGCCGCACTCGAAGGCGCGGGGCAGATCGGCTTCACGATTCTGTCGCTGACCGTTTCGTTGATCGCGGTGCTGATTCCGCTGCTGTTCATGGGCGGCGTGATCGGGCGCCTGTTCAGCGAGTTCGCAGTGACGCTCGCGGTCACGATCGTGATTTCGGCGGTCGTGTCGCTGACGGTGGTGCCGATGCTGTGCGCCCGGATGCTGCGCGCACAGGCCGAGCGGCATCCGAGCCGCTTCGAGCGAATCAGCGAGGGCCTTTTCGACAAGACGCTCGCCGCCTACGAGCGCGGCCTGCGCTGGGTGCTCGATCATCAGACGCTGACGCTGATGGTCGCGATCGCCACCGTCGTGCTGACCGGCATCCTCTATGTGGTCATTCCCAAGGGCCTGTTTCCGGTGCAGGACGTCGGCGTGATCGAGGGCATCAGCGTCGCCGACAACTCGGTCTCGTACGCGGCGATGGTGCAGCGCCAGAGCGCGCTCGCCGATGCCGTCCTGAAGGACCCGGACGTGGTGTCGCTGACGTCGTACGTCGGCATCGACGGCACCAACGCGACACTGAACAACGGCCGCTTCCTGATCAATCTGCGCGAGCGCGACAAGCGCTCGGACAACGCGCAAGAAATCGCGCGACGGCTGGCGCAGGAAGTCGCGCACGTGCCGGGCGTCAAGCTGTTCATGCAGCCCGAGCAGGACCTGACGCTCGACACGACCGTGTCGCCGAACCAGTACAGCTTCGCGTTGCGCGGACCGAGTCAGCAGGCGTTCCAGAAGTACGTGCCGGAACTCGTCGCGCGCCTGAAACGGATTCCGTCGCTGTCGGACGTGCAAAGCGATCTCAACAGCGACGGCCTCAGCGTGAACGTCGAAGTGAACCGGCAACTGGCGGCGCGCTTCGGCATCACGCCCGCGACGATCGACAATGCGCTGTACGACGCGCTCGGTCAGCGCATCGTGTCGACGATCTTCGAGCAGTCGGCCCAGTACCGGGTGATTCTGGTCGCGAAGCCGGAAACGATGCCGACTCTCCAATCGATCGGCGATCTCTATCTGCCGAGCCAGACCAGCAGCACCGGTCAGGTGCCGCTTTCCGGCATTGCGAAGATCGAGATCAGGAAGGCGCCGCTCGTGATCAGCCATCTCGCGCAGTTTCCGGCGGTGACGGTGTCGTTCAATCTCGCGAAGGGCGCGTCGCTGAGCACCGCGGTCAAGGAGATTCACCAGGCCGAGCAGGCGATCGACCTGCCGCCGTCGATCACGTCGTCGCTGCAAGGCGCGACCGCGGCGTTCGAGGATTCGCTCTCCAGCGAGGTTTATCTGCTGATCGCGGCGCTCGTTGCGGTGTATATCGTGCTCGGCGTGCTGTACGAGAGCTTCATCCATCCGGTCACGATCCTGTCGACGCTGCCATCCGCGGGCATCGGCGCCTTGCTGTCGCTGATGCTCGCGGGCATGGATCTCGACGTGATCGGCATCATCGGCATCGTGCTGCTGATCGGCATCGTCAAGAAGAACGCGATCATGATGGTCGACTTCGCGCTCGACGCCGAACGCAATCACGGCAAGGCGCCGCGCGATGCGATCTTCGAGGCGTCGCTGCTGCGTTTCCGGCCGATCCTGATGACGACGCTCGCCGCGATGCTCGGCGCACTGCCGATGCTGCTCGGCACCGGCACCGGTTCGGAACTGCGCCGGCCATTAGGTCTCGCGATCATCGGCGGTCTGACGCTGAGCCAGATGCTGACGCTGTTCACGACGCCGGTGATCTATCTGTTCTTCGACCGCATGGCCGCGCGCGTGAACCGCTGGCGCGCCGCACGCGCTGAGCGCAACGGCGGCGACGAACCGGGCGGGCGCCCGCCGGAAGGCGGCGCGGGGGGCACCCGGTGAACATCCCGGCGATCTTCATCCGGCGGCCGGTCGCGACGACGCTGCTCGCAATCGCGATCCTGATCTCCGGCACGCTCGCGTATTTCCGCATGCCGGTCGCGCCGCTGCCGAACATCGCGTTTCCGGTGATCGTCGTGCAGGCGAACATGGCCGGCGCGAGCCCGAGCGTCATGGCGTCGACGGTCGCCGAGCCGCTCGAGCGGCGCCTCGCGACGATCGCCGACGTCGAGGAGCTGACCTCGATCAGCTACGTCGGCTCGTCGATGATCATCGTCGAGTTCGGCCTGAAGCGCGACATCAACGGCGCCGCGCGCGACGTCGAGGCGGCGATCCAGGCCGCGCGCGCCGATCTGCCCACCACGCTGCGCAGCAATCCGAGCTACCGCCAGTACAACCCGGCCGATGCACCGATCATGGTGCTGTCGCTGACCTCCGACACGCTGACGAAGGCGCAGTTGTACGACTCCGCCGATTCGGTGATCCAGCAGCAGTTGTCGCAGGTGCGGGGCGTCGGCCAGATCACGCTCGGCGGCGGCGCGTTGCCGAGCGTGCGCGTCGAGCTGCAGCCGGGCAAGCTCAATAGCTACGGCATCGGCATGGAAGACGTGCGCGCGGCGATCAGCGCGGCCAATGCCGACAGCGCGAAGGGTCATCTCGATGTCGGCGATCAGCGCTATGTGGTCACGTCGAACGATCAGATCACGCACGCGGCGCCGTATCGGGATCTGGTGGTCGCGTATCGCGACGGCGCGCCGGTGCAGTTGCGCGACGTCGCCCAGGTGCGCGACTCGAACGAAAACATCCGCAACGCGGGACTCTTCAATGGCAAGTCGGCGATTCTGGTGATCGTCTATCCAATGCCGGGCAGCAATGTGGTCAGCACCGTGCGGCAGATACGCAACGTGCTGCCGTCGATCCAGGCCACCTTGCCGAGCAGCGTGCACGTGGACGTTGCGATCGACCGCTCGCAGTCGGTCACGTCGTCGGTCAGCGACACCGAGCGCACGCTGTTCATCGCGGTGCTACTGGTGGTTGGCGTCGTGTTCATCTTCCTGCAGTCGCCGCGCGCGACGCTGGTGCCGGCGGTCGCATTGCCGTTGTCGATCGTCGGCACGTTCGGGCCGATGTATCTGCTCGGCTATAGCATCGATAATCTGTCGCTGATGGCGTTGACCATCGGCACCGGCTTCGTCGTCGACGACGCGGTCGTCGTGCTCGAAAACGTCGTGCGCTACATCGAG
This genomic window contains:
- a CDS encoding NAD-dependent epimerase/dehydratase family protein, which gives rise to MTKRVIVTGGSGLAGKWVVQNLVEHGYEVMNLDRAPMAARTARTLITDITDAGQVFNALASSTAPGEFADDLEPKPIDAIVHFAAIPRIMITPDNEVYRINVMGTYNILDAASKLGIRKVIVASSETTYGMVFAHRDRSPEYFPLDEEYPVNPMDSYATSKVVNEVTAKAFHTRTGSDIYCFRIGNVLEPDDYAKFPAWLKDPALRKRIAWSYIDGRDLANACRLAIEKDGLGFQVMNVAADDVSSDVPTAELLRRYYPGVPVRKQLGEFETLLSNEKLKRLLGWKQQHYWRDEAKNIVQ
- a CDS encoding glycosyltransferase family 39 protein, whose translation is MSTQLSNPTSLASASDQPAAAGIASLGWLLPFHALIWTLAAWLARGNLDIQGDMVETYVWGIEWQAGYAKHPPLSSWVAAAWFSVFPHTDLAYFALSAVNVLVGLAGIVALAGRFMPRQIAILAGLAMAVSPLYSNLAIKFNPNAILLSVWPWTAYFFVRYVQPGSRLTRSGAALGLGACAALAVLGKYFTIVLLLGLLLALLARPAWRARLVSVDSLLAVAAGVAVLAPHVHWMMVNHFPTLEYAAQRTGGTLLAAVGRFGIYTLAQIGYLALSFVFVLLMVRTRGAARLMALSVVRSASYPDLWWLALGPLFAVGLLSVIGKTQMASVWGMAQWFAMVPLWLAVLVKARFEFAPQRAIRVMAVYWALVLAVSAVVGYTGARRNTDDAAEPRAELAAAAQAAWHQRTSQPLSIVAGSTHEAASMVFYDGGRARFWDLHWPAATPWVTPADFARQGALIVCRGDDSDCIATASSLSHAAPIALEVSKTRWGRELPARPYQLFVIVPQS
- a CDS encoding 2OG-Fe(II) oxygenase; translated protein: MSITVNFPAEVRDWIAANLTRGVAPQAIVNEMVARNNAAELASAMVDAVSSAFLYGAPLPGDKLEVGGAPLSYEPEPLRVADGPLIQLGERKVRVLSRLQRPAAVHLANFLSGDECEQLIALAQPRLDRSTVVDPVTGRNVVAGHRSSHGMFFRLCETPLIARIEARIALLTGTPVENGEGLQMLHYEVGAESTPHVDYLITGNAANRESIARSGQRMGTLLMYLKDVEGGGETVFPQLGWSVAPQRGHALYFEYGNRFGLCDPSSLHASTPLRAGDKWVATKWIRNRQFVPRNPG
- a CDS encoding efflux RND transporter periplasmic adaptor subunit → MSETVSPPPKRSRRGLILFAVIVLVLVALVAVHLLTRKKPVRENAAIVVTVSQASLGSMPVTLSELGTVTPTATVTVLPQLSGYLTEVGYHEGQEVQKGQFLAQIDPRQYQISKQQAEATLAKDRASLAQARADLERYTQLNERKSIAQQTFADQQFLVQQDEAAVKVDLANIAQYDLDLAYCRITAPIAGKVGLRLVDPGNYVTASSSTGIVVITTVKPTTVQFTVPQDSLASIVQRVNSGAKLPVTAYSSDNSREIATGTLYALSNQMATATGTVTLRATFANDDEALFPNEFVNVKLLVDTMQNAVLVPTVAVQSGAPGDFVYLVNPDNTVSVRKVKIGPSDGRHTVILSGLAAGNQVVTDGTDRLNDGAKIQPAHPKPAAAASGAAVTRPKAPAATSEAASS
- a CDS encoding efflux RND transporter permease subunit → MNISRLFILRPVATLLLMIALVLVGLIAMRVLPVSSLPNVDYPTIQVQTFYPGASPTVMATTVTAPLEVQLGEIPGLQQMTSYSSDGASVITLQFDLSLNLDIAEQNVQQAINAANSYLPSGLPAPPTYAKVNPADQPILTLAVTSKSMSLTQLEDVANNRLGTKISEVSGVGVVTTSGGNVPAIRVEADPHKLAAYGLNIDDLRTLLSYVNVSQPKGNFDGPDLDYTINGNDQITDPKDYLDTVIAYQNGSPVFMRDVARVSQAAQDVERGAWYNGSPAIVLNVQRQPGANVIKTVNQIMKELPQLESTLPAGMKVTVVSDSTGVIRASVADAAFELILAIVLVVAVIFVFLRNVPATLIPSISVPVSLIGTLAVMYQLNYSIDNLSLMALIIATGFVVDDSIVMIENIVRYLEEGMSPLEAALEGAGQIGFTILSLTVSLIAVLIPLLFMGGVIGRLFSEFAVTLAVTIVISAVVSLTVVPMLCARMLRAQAERHPSRFERISEGLFDKTLAAYERGLRWVLDHQTLTLMVAIATVVLTGILYVVIPKGLFPVQDVGVIEGISVADNSVSYAAMVQRQSALADAVLKDPDVVSLTSYVGIDGTNATLNNGRFLINLRERDKRSDNAQEIARRLAQEVAHVPGVKLFMQPEQDLTLDTTVSPNQYSFALRGPSQQAFQKYVPELVARLKRIPSLSDVQSDLNSDGLSVNVEVNRQLAARFGITPATIDNALYDALGQRIVSTIFEQSAQYRVILVAKPETMPTLQSIGDLYLPSQTSSTGQVPLSGIAKIEIRKAPLVISHLAQFPAVTVSFNLAKGASLSTAVKEIHQAEQAIDLPPSITSSLQGATAAFEDSLSSEVYLLIAALVAVYIVLGVLYESFIHPVTILSTLPSAGIGALLSLMLAGMDLDVIGIIGIVLLIGIVKKNAIMMVDFALDAERNHGKAPRDAIFEASLLRFRPILMTTLAAMLGALPMLLGTGTGSELRRPLGLAIIGGLTLSQMLTLFTTPVIYLFFDRMAARVNRWRAARAERNGGDEPGGRPPEGGAGGTR